A stretch of Triticum aestivum cultivar Chinese Spring chromosome 1D, IWGSC CS RefSeq v2.1, whole genome shotgun sequence DNA encodes these proteins:
- the LOC123161980 gene encoding indole-2-monooxygenase-like, with the protein MALPIIGHLHLVGSIPHVCLRDLARKHGPDLMLLRLGAVPTLIVSSPRAAEAVLRTHDHIFASRPHSVVADIMMYGMLDVGFAPYGEYWRQTRKLVTTHLLSVKKVQSFRSACEEEVSIAMAKINEAVATGSTVDMSELLSSFTNDIACRAISGKFFRKEGRNKLFQDLINDSTRLLGGFILEEYFPVLAKVSVLKWVVCAKAERLKKRWADLLEKVIDDHDSKDSAMSDQKEGADFIDVLLSVQQEYDLTREHIIAMLTDIFFGATSTSSQTLEFTLVELVKRPHMMWKLQDEVRSNIIHRGERAFTKVNHNSMIYLKAIIKESLRLHPVAPLLSPHLAMADCCIDGYTVPSGTQIFVNAWAIGRDASSWEDADEFMPERFLGDGNAARVNFKGNDFQFLPFGAGRRMCPGINFAIDSIEIMLATLMYYFDWELPQGLEPNDVDMTEVFGLTVRRREKLLLIPKLSSHLHGLDIAP; encoded by the exons ATGGCGCTGCCCATCATCGGCCATCTCCACCTTGTCGGCTCCATACCGCACGTCTGCCTCCGTGATCTCGCGAGGAAGCATGGCCCCGACCTCATGCTCCTCCGGCTCGGCGCCGTGCCTACTCTCATCGTGTCGTCACCGCGTGCCGCTGAGGCGGTGCTGCGCACGCACGACCACATCTTCGCATCGCGGCCACACTCCGTTGTCGCCGATATCATGATGTACGGCATGTTGGACGTTGGCTTCGCACCCTACGGTGAGTACTGGCGGCAGACAAGGAAGCTCGTCACCACCCACCTTCTGAGTGTCAAAAAGGTGCAGTCGTTCCGCAGCGCCTGTGAGGAGGAG GTGAGCATTGCCATGGCCAAGATCAATGAGGCAGTCGCAACAGGTTCAACAGTGGACATGAGTGAGCTGCTAAGCTCGTTCACAAATGACATTGCATGTCGCGCTATATCAGGCAAGTTCTTCCGAAAAGAAGGGCGTAACAAACTGTTCCAGGACCTGATCAATGATAGCACACGACTGCTAGGAGGATTCATCCTTGAGGAGTACTTCCCTGTCCTGGCTAAGGTTAGCGTGCTGAAGTGGGTTGTCTGTGCAAAAGCCGAGAGACTGAAGAAGAGATGGGCTGATCTACTTGAAAAGGTGATTGATGACCATGATAGCAAGGACAGCGCGATGTCTGATCAGAAAGAGGGTGCTGATTTTATCGATGTTCTGCTATCTGTTCAACAAGAGTATGATCTAACCAGAGAGCACATCATTGCTATGCTGACA GACATATTTTTTGGAGCAACAAGCACATCATCTCAAACCCTTGAGTTCACCCTTGTTGAACTTGTAAAGAGGCCACACATGATGTGGAAGTTACAAGACGAGGTCAGGAGTAACATCATACATCGAGGAGAACGAGCATTCACCAAAGTCAACCATAACAGCATGATTTACCTGAAAGCAATCATAAAAGAATCGCTCCGGCTACATCCTGTGGCGCCTCTCCTTTCTCCGCATCTTGCAATGGCTGATTGTTGCATCGATGGTTACACAGTTCCGAGTGGCACACAAATATTTGTTAATGCTTGGGCTATTGGCAGAGACGCGAGCTCCTGGGAGGACGCAGATGAATTCATGCCTGAAAGGTTTCTAGGCGACGGCAATGCAGCACGTGTCAATTTCAAGGGAAATGATTTCCAATTCTTGCCATTTGGGGCAGGACGAAGGATGTGCCCTGGAATCAACTTTGCGATTGACAGCATAGAGATCATGTTGGCGACACTTATGTACTATTTTGATTGGGAGCTACCCCAAGGGTTGGAACCAAATGATGTTGATATGACGGAGGTGTTTGGGCTAACGGTGCGCAGAAGGGAGAAGCTTCTCTTAATTCCCAAGTTATCTAGCCACCTACATGGATTGGATATTGCACCATAA